TCGAAGGGGCGGCTCGGGGCATCACGGCGGACGATCCGGTTGTCGATGAGCCGCAGATGCCGGTGGAGCGTGAAGAGCCATGATCGATTCAATCACGAGAGCGCTCGACTGGGACGCGGTCATGGGCTGGTTCTACGTGCTGAACGACCTGAGCCTGGTGTACGTGATCATCCCGTTTTTCTTCGTGGAACTCATTCGCTATGCGTTCCTCAAGCGCCTGAGCCTTGACGTCATCGGCGACTCGGTGGCCAACGTCATCACCTTCACCTGTTTCGTGGCCATCGAGTACGCGCTGGGCATTCTCTTTGTCACCAAGCTCTACTTCTGGATCTACGAGAACTTCAGCCTGACTCACCTGTCGCTGAACTGGGTCACCATCGTGACCTGTGTCCTGCTGGCCGATCTCATGTACTACTGGGATCACCGCATGATGCACAGGATCGGCGTGGGCTGGGCCACGCACACGGTGCATCACAGCTCGCCCCATTTCAACATGTCGGTGGCCTACCGCTTCGGTCCCCTCGACGCTGTGTTCCCGCTTCTGTTCTCCTTCCCGATCGTCATGCTGGGATACCACCCCATCCTGGTGCTGCTGTCGGAGGTCCTGGTTCAGCAGTTCCAGGCGATCCTGCACACGGAGGTCATCCGGAAGCTGCCGCGGCCGATAGAATTCCTCTTCAACACGCCCTCTCACCACCGCGTGCACCACGGATCGAACCGGCAGTACTGGGACAAGAACTACGCGGGTATGCTCATCATCTGGGATCGCATGTTCGGGACCTTCGAACCGGAGGTCGAGCCGGTCGCATACGGCATCGACCAGCCGCTCAACTCGAACAACCCCATCAAGGTGTTTCTGCACGGGATTCAGCGCCTGGGCACGAAGATCCTCCGGACGCCAGGAGTCAGAAACAAACTGCGGGTACTGGTGAAGCCGCCAAACTGGAGTGCGCCGGAGTAGGGACATGAGCGGGCCGGGGTC
Above is a window of Bacteroidetes bacterium SB0662_bin_6 DNA encoding:
- a CDS encoding sterol desaturase family protein yields the protein MIDSITRALDWDAVMGWFYVLNDLSLVYVIIPFFFVELIRYAFLKRLSLDVIGDSVANVITFTCFVAIEYALGILFVTKLYFWIYENFSLTHLSLNWVTIVTCVLLADLMYYWDHRMMHRIGVGWATHTVHHSSPHFNMSVAYRFGPLDAVFPLLFSFPIVMLGYHPILVLLSEVLVQQFQAILHTEVIRKLPRPIEFLFNTPSHHRVHHGSNRQYWDKNYAGMLIIWDRMFGTFEPEVEPVAYGIDQPLNSNNPIKVFLHGIQRLGTKILRTPGVRNKLRVLVKPPNWSAPE